The following proteins are encoded in a genomic region of Aquella oligotrophica:
- a CDS encoding lytic polysaccharide monooxygenase, whose product MHTQKTYLIMLAIASSIISSNVFAHGYIEQPPSRNYFCGAVTKPDQILYGTPQYKECAAVFIMPDGSINNDGYNYMSILSHTKGAKEVRPLPKNVCGFDSEAFGHGKTLWDEPINWPTSNMKSGSNQFVWNISFGPHFSDTDQFRYWITKPDFKYQVGKPLSWNDFESTPFCEIKWTGQSTSTLQADYAANKFKMLCNVPKREGRHVIYGEWGRTPSTYERFHSCMDVVFSGGESTIVTPVVAKINIEPSSDKITGAGSLTLNGSSSQGESLSYSWSISAANTSLYSIQNAKLAKTTLFYANPKERNDLTVSLLVSNKNGNSSTSKVIIHEPAVTSVWRDLGLLTHEAKALQVGDKISIRAVFKNGQDIYYPTNGMLINSSLQSANEWTYALANQINALNGDLAIGVDTNGKITPVKDANSNRIYVKTNSNIQNAYLWFVEATPLSNCTVKKQSGANPWWAGFDIATDKPNIDLDFANTGIDLAKVRIDKGAFTVTVTGSILRLTKPAWVNATTAGYIGFNADNYAPLVGNSLPQCK is encoded by the coding sequence ATGCATACCCAGAAAACATATTTGATAATGTTAGCAATAGCATCAAGCATAATTAGTAGCAATGTATTTGCCCACGGTTATATTGAACAGCCACCATCACGGAATTATTTTTGCGGTGCAGTTACCAAGCCAGATCAAATTTTATATGGTACGCCACAATATAAGGAGTGTGCGGCAGTATTTATCATGCCTGATGGTAGTATTAATAATGATGGCTATAACTATATGAGTATTTTAAGTCATACTAAAGGAGCAAAAGAAGTCAGACCTTTGCCAAAAAATGTTTGCGGGTTTGATAGTGAAGCATTTGGACATGGTAAAACTCTTTGGGATGAGCCAATTAACTGGCCAACTAGTAATATGAAATCCGGCTCCAACCAGTTTGTCTGGAATATTTCTTTTGGTCCACACTTTAGTGATACGGATCAGTTTCGTTACTGGATAACTAAACCTGATTTCAAATATCAGGTAGGTAAGCCACTAAGCTGGAATGATTTTGAATCTACACCATTTTGTGAGATAAAATGGACAGGTCAATCAACATCAACGTTACAAGCTGATTATGCAGCCAACAAATTCAAAATGCTCTGTAATGTACCCAAGAGAGAAGGACGGCATGTTATCTATGGTGAATGGGGGCGAACTCCTTCAACTTATGAGCGGTTCCATTCTTGCATGGATGTGGTATTTTCAGGTGGCGAATCAACTATAGTAACCCCAGTTGTCGCGAAGATTAATATTGAACCATCCAGTGACAAAATTACTGGTGCTGGCTCATTAACATTAAATGGAAGTTCGTCACAAGGTGAGAGTCTTAGCTACTCATGGAGTATTAGTGCTGCTAATACCTCTTTATATAGCATCCAGAATGCAAAGCTTGCCAAAACAACTTTATTTTATGCTAACCCAAAAGAACGAAATGACTTGACAGTCTCTCTTCTAGTTAGTAATAAAAATGGTAACTCAAGTACCTCTAAAGTTATTATTCACGAACCAGCTGTAACCTCAGTCTGGCGTGATTTGGGTTTACTTACTCACGAAGCAAAAGCCCTACAGGTCGGCGATAAAATATCAATTCGTGCAGTATTTAAAAATGGACAGGACATTTACTATCCAACAAATGGCATGCTGATTAATTCATCCCTTCAATCAGCAAATGAATGGACATATGCATTAGCAAACCAGATTAATGCACTAAATGGCGATCTGGCAATAGGAGTCGATACAAATGGCAAAATAACTCCGGTAAAAGATGCTAATAGTAACCGGATTTATGTAAAAACCAATTCAAATATTCAGAACGCCTATCTCTGGTTTGTAGAAGCAACTCCGCTTAGCAACTGTACGGTAAAAAAACAGAGTGGTGCCAACCCATGGTGGGCGGGATTTGATATTGCAACCGATAAGCCAAATATTGATCTGGATTTTGCGAATACGGGGATTGATTTAGCAAAAGTCCGGATTGATAAAGGTGCATTTACGGTTACAGTCACTGGTTCTATTCTAAGACTAACTAAACCAGCATGGGTTAATGCCACTACCGCTGGCTATATAGGATTTAATGCGGATAATTATGCACCGCTAGTGGGAAATAGTTTACCGCAATGTAAATAA
- a CDS encoding DUF2806 domain-containing protein, whose protein sequence is MDYPGEKLLIKMWESLVDKGVGSLLKPWQMRREGETLRECQRKDKLMIAKTEEDIEKLKDGKLIIDSNYNLLPVTSGATILNDDNCIDLSRLVKQSIIDEIPKVISQKVNVSKAILHAEEVLMDDHDEPSADPIDLDWLNQWAEYVGNISSEQLQFLWGKILAGEVKSPGKYSRRTLSFIKDLSQKEAELIAKIAPFVTQNYIVKNVGSTKTNISIDNLLSLEAMGILNASSSGIGGVSMVFSSDRPDKYEKALVYGNTLLIINASDAAKKLELPVYSITSLGTEVIGIGNFSINEEHLLNIEKFIISKGFEVKTTKQFYYNSDGAIVARNLTNITI, encoded by the coding sequence ATGGATTATCCTGGTGAAAAATTATTAATAAAAATGTGGGAGTCTCTTGTAGATAAAGGGGTTGGTAGTCTTTTAAAACCTTGGCAAATGAGGCGAGAAGGCGAAACTTTGCGCGAATGCCAACGCAAAGACAAATTGATGATTGCAAAAACAGAAGAGGATATTGAAAAGCTAAAGGATGGTAAATTAATCATAGATTCTAATTATAACCTATTGCCAGTAACATCAGGGGCAACTATTTTAAATGATGATAATTGTATAGATTTAAGCCGTCTAGTAAAGCAATCAATTATAGATGAAATACCAAAAGTAATTTCCCAAAAGGTAAATGTTAGTAAAGCGATACTACATGCAGAGGAAGTTCTCATGGATGATCATGATGAACCTTCTGCAGATCCTATTGACCTAGATTGGCTAAATCAATGGGCTGAATATGTAGGTAACATTTCTTCTGAGCAATTACAGTTTTTGTGGGGCAAAATCTTAGCAGGAGAAGTAAAATCTCCGGGGAAATACTCCCGAAGGACGTTATCCTTTATAAAGGATTTAAGTCAAAAAGAAGCAGAACTAATAGCAAAGATAGCTCCATTTGTTACCCAGAATTACATAGTAAAAAATGTTGGTAGCACTAAAACAAATATTTCTATTGATAATTTATTAAGTTTAGAAGCAATGGGGATTCTCAATGCGTCAAGTTCGGGAATTGGGGGAGTAAGTATGGTTTTTAGTTCAGATCGTCCTGATAAATATGAGAAAGCTTTGGTATATGGAAATACACTTCTTATAATTAATGCTAGTGATGCTGCTAAAAAGCTTGAGTTACCAGTCTACTCAATAACATCACTTGGTACTGAAGTTATTGGTATTGGAAATTTCTCAATTAATGAAGAGCACTTACTAAATATTGAAAAGTTTATAATAAGCAAGGGTTTTGAGGTGAAGACAACCAAACAATTTTATTATAATTCGGATGGAGCGATTGTTGCGAGGAACCTAACTAATATTACTATCTAG